In bacterium, a genomic segment contains:
- a CDS encoding sigma-70 family RNA polymerase sigma factor, with amino-acid sequence MKQKEEKWINEAVQGSNRAFAKLVKIYTGMIFKLTYNMTGNLEDAKDITQETFTRAFINISSFNRKSKFSTWLYRIAYNKSVDLLRKKSRINTGLDESKFNIPENSSKKFYTGKQDAIEKALGTLTQNQKTAVVLYYYHNCSLKEIAEVLGCAHSTARVHLFRGLKKLKKELKDFK; translated from the coding sequence ATGAAGCAAAAGGAAGAAAAATGGATAAATGAGGCTGTTCAGGGTTCTAACCGAGCCTTTGCCAAACTTGTTAAAATTTACACAGGTATGATTTTCAAACTCACTTACAACATGACAGGCAATTTGGAAGATGCCAAAGACATTACTCAGGAAACATTTACAAGGGCTTTTATTAATATCAGCAGCTTTAACAGAAAATCAAAATTTTCAACATGGCTTTACAGAATAGCTTATAACAAATCAGTTGATTTGTTAAGAAAAAAATCACGGATAAACACGGGGCTTGACGAATCAAAATTTAATATTCCCGAAAACAGCAGCAAAAAATTCTACACCGGCAAACAGGATGCAATTGAGAAAGCTCTAGGCACTTTGACACAGAATCAAAAAACAGCTGTTGTTTTGTACTATTATCACAACTGTTCATTAAAGGAAATCGCAGAAGTATTAGGATGTGCTCACAGCACTGCAAGAGTCCATCTTTTCCGCGGATTAAAGAAACTTAAGAAAGAACTTAAAGATTTTAAATAG
- a CDS encoding biotin--[acetyl-CoA-carboxylase] ligase produces MKNLISENDPAIKRGRGLWNARLFIFNELDSTNKKAFSMRNRLKHGDTILARSQTLGKGRMNRTWFSKPGKSLCFSIFIERDRIEPLFFLVTQIASISVAETLEELSIEPSLKWPNDVLVNGSKICGILAQGDPSCNCMVLGIGLNVNLTKKDLQQYNLDNNATSIEIETGKENNIIDVFQLLKKNIESSFKKAALTKNDFIQNTWKKYDYFNNEKICIETAGEKTEGIYLGTDDTGRLKLLLPNGNIRHFWAGDVFRVRS; encoded by the coding sequence ATGAAGAATTTAATCTCTGAAAATGATCCTGCAATAAAACGCGGAAGAGGATTATGGAATGCGCGGCTCTTTATTTTTAATGAGCTTGATTCAACTAACAAAAAAGCATTTTCCATGAGAAACAGATTAAAGCACGGGGATACAATCCTTGCCAGAAGCCAGACTCTTGGCAAAGGGAGAATGAACCGTACCTGGTTTTCCAAACCTGGGAAATCCCTCTGTTTCTCGATTTTTATTGAACGGGACAGAATAGAACCGCTTTTCTTTCTCGTAACACAAATAGCATCAATAAGTGTTGCAGAAACTCTTGAAGAGCTTTCTATAGAACCAAGCCTGAAGTGGCCGAATGACGTTCTTGTCAACGGCAGCAAAATATGCGGAATACTTGCGCAGGGTGATCCTTCATGCAACTGCATGGTTCTCGGTATAGGCCTTAATGTCAATCTCACAAAAAAAGACCTGCAACAGTATAACCTTGACAATAATGCAACTTCAATTGAAATTGAGACAGGCAAAGAAAATAACATCATAGATGTGTTTCAGCTTTTAAAAAAGAACATTGAATCTTCATTTAAGAAAGCAGCATTAACAAAGAATGATTTTATACAAAACACCTGGAAAAAATACGATTATTTCAATAATGAAAAAATCTGCATTGAAACTGCAGGGGAAAAAACAGAAGGCATTTACCTGGGTACTGATGATACAGGCAGGCTTAAACTTCTTTTGCCAAACGGCAATATCAGGCACTTTTGGGCAGGAGATGTTTTCAGAGTCAGATCCTGA
- the gatE gene encoding Glu-tRNA(Gln) amidotransferase subunit GatE: MPVLFDGAENFEKSKKIVGYVNRKDADTGLYKRLGFKCGLEIHQQLATKKKLFCRCPAGLYHSGDDYDAELVRHMRPTLSELGEYDGTALMEFKTRKNIIYRIKYESACTYDVDDTPPFPMNREALSIAMEIALLLKSNIVGEFHITRKQYLDGSIPTGFQRTGIIGIEGEIPLSKKTVRIIQISIEEDACREVSDVGHMRIYTTDRLGTPLIEMVTYPDMKTPDEARDAGQYLRFLTRSTGKVNTGIGAARQDVNVSITGGTRIEIKGVQRISSIPELTHNEAFRQKALLQIKDILNKKIKTPEKWTIRSERLASNFLSPLIVRAMAKGFVLTGVNLPSFEGILSFFTQPGRTFADEIGDRLKVIACLERPNMVTSESPEGSINDLDLQNIREALKSAKGDAQIVFWGPEDDAATAVETIEERCRMAFEGIPSETRKSLSDGTTIFERVLPGPDRMYPDTDSAPIPIDDPLIEGIRKELPNSVDSRIKQMVEWHVPEDAFLYLLRRNLFPLLSWMIIEHEIEPKIAGKVLGHILRNTERRIGPVSSEHLERVHSCIIYVNEKSIRHNILTEMIPLCLRFPSLNLDEILGETGFITLSEDEIYEKIPNLRNEFRMNRRSKREGAESDWIMGELRSVALGNMDLKELRKAVEGGSL, encoded by the coding sequence ATGCCCGTTTTGTTTGATGGTGCTGAAAATTTTGAAAAGAGTAAAAAAATTGTCGGCTATGTTAACAGAAAAGATGCTGATACAGGCCTTTACAAGCGCTTGGGGTTCAAATGCGGGCTTGAGATTCATCAGCAGCTTGCCACTAAAAAGAAGTTATTTTGCCGATGCCCTGCAGGCTTGTACCACAGCGGAGATGATTACGATGCCGAACTTGTACGTCATATGCGTCCTACATTAAGTGAACTGGGGGAGTATGACGGCACAGCTCTGATGGAGTTCAAAACCAGAAAAAATATTATTTATCGCATTAAGTACGAATCAGCCTGTACTTATGATGTTGATGATACGCCTCCTTTTCCAATGAACAGGGAGGCTCTTTCAATTGCAATGGAGATTGCACTGCTTTTAAAATCTAATATAGTTGGTGAATTTCACATAACAAGAAAGCAGTATCTTGACGGATCAATTCCTACGGGATTTCAGCGTACCGGTATTATTGGTATAGAGGGCGAGATTCCCCTTTCTAAAAAAACCGTCAGAATTATTCAGATCAGTATTGAAGAGGATGCGTGCAGGGAAGTTTCCGATGTGGGACATATGAGAATCTATACAACAGACCGCCTCGGTACTCCTCTTATAGAGATGGTAACCTACCCTGATATGAAAACACCTGATGAAGCGAGAGATGCAGGACAGTATCTTAGATTTCTAACGAGAAGTACAGGCAAGGTGAATACAGGAATAGGAGCCGCCCGACAGGACGTTAATGTAAGTATTACAGGCGGGACCAGAATAGAGATAAAAGGTGTTCAGCGGATTTCATCCATTCCGGAACTTACCCATAATGAGGCTTTCAGGCAGAAAGCGCTTCTGCAAATAAAAGATATCCTTAATAAAAAAATTAAAACACCTGAGAAATGGACAATCCGTTCAGAGAGGCTCGCTTCAAACTTTTTATCGCCGCTGATCGTAAGAGCCATGGCAAAGGGGTTTGTCCTTACAGGAGTTAACCTTCCCTCATTTGAAGGAATCCTCTCCTTTTTTACTCAGCCGGGGCGTACTTTTGCAGACGAGATAGGCGACAGGTTAAAGGTAATTGCGTGTCTGGAACGGCCTAATATGGTAACATCGGAATCTCCGGAAGGAAGCATAAATGACCTGGATCTGCAAAATATCCGTGAGGCTTTAAAAAGCGCAAAAGGGGATGCTCAGATTGTTTTCTGGGGGCCTGAAGATGATGCTGCCACTGCAGTGGAAACAATTGAAGAACGATGCAGAATGGCATTTGAGGGCATTCCTTCTGAAACGCGCAAATCCCTTTCTGACGGAACCACAATTTTTGAAAGAGTCCTTCCCGGGCCTGACAGAATGTATCCGGACACTGATTCTGCTCCTATCCCGATTGATGATCCTTTAATTGAGGGAATTCGTAAAGAGCTTCCCAATTCTGTTGATTCCAGAATTAAACAGATGGTAGAGTGGCATGTGCCTGAAGATGCTTTCCTTTACCTGCTGCGGCGTAATTTATTTCCACTTCTTTCATGGATGATAATAGAGCATGAAATCGAACCAAAGATTGCCGGAAAAGTTTTGGGCCATATTTTGAGAAATACGGAAAGAAGAATCGGCCCGGTTTCTTCCGAGCATTTGGAAAGAGTACATTCATGTATTATATATGTAAATGAAAAGAGTATTCGTCATAATATTTTAACAGAGATGATCCCGTTATGCCTGCGCTTTCCTTCCCTGAATTTGGATGAAATTTTAGGAGAAACAGGTTTTATTACGCTTTCAGAAGACGAAATATATGAGAAAATACCGAATTTACGTAATGAATTCCGCATGAACAGGCGATCAAAAAGAGAAGGAGCTGAATCTGACTGGATTATGGGGGAGCTGAGATCTGTTGCCCTTGGCAATATGGATTTGAAGGAGCTGCGCAAAGCTGTTGAGGGAGGTTCTCTATGA
- a CDS encoding acyltransferase, whose translation MRIGIYQFSPVFGDKKTNLNKIENAVAEVNADLLVLPELCISGYQFTSQKEVADLSDIVPDGESIKRLVTISKKTGTFIASGFVEQEDGKFYNSSVFAGPRGIVGIYRKNHLFYEEKEYFTPGNLGFPVFSIPGVKVGMMICFDWLFPEAARSLALKGADIILHPANLVLPFCQDAMITRCIENGVFAVTANRTGTEKRGGKPSLRFTGQSQVVNPKGEVLFKLGENVESVQVIEIDPSLAGNKMITDVNDIFLDRRPDIYIDDVPPEETAG comes from the coding sequence ATGCGTATAGGTATCTATCAGTTCAGTCCGGTATTCGGAGATAAAAAGACTAATCTTAATAAAATAGAAAATGCAGTTGCAGAGGTTAATGCAGACTTGCTTGTGCTTCCTGAACTCTGTATTTCCGGCTATCAGTTTACATCACAAAAAGAGGTAGCAGATTTAAGCGACATAGTGCCTGATGGGGAGAGTATAAAGAGGTTAGTCACTATTTCCAAAAAAACAGGAACTTTTATAGCCTCAGGCTTCGTTGAACAAGAGGACGGAAAATTTTATAACTCTTCTGTGTTTGCAGGCCCCAGAGGAATAGTAGGCATTTACAGGAAAAATCATCTCTTTTATGAAGAGAAGGAGTACTTTACTCCGGGGAATCTCGGGTTTCCTGTATTCTCAATTCCGGGAGTAAAAGTCGGAATGATGATATGTTTTGACTGGCTCTTTCCTGAGGCTGCCCGTTCTCTTGCTCTTAAAGGTGCAGATATAATTCTCCATCCTGCGAACCTTGTACTACCCTTTTGCCAGGATGCAATGATTACAAGATGTATTGAGAACGGAGTTTTTGCAGTAACAGCCAACAGAACAGGAACGGAAAAAAGAGGAGGGAAGCCTTCCCTCAGGTTTACAGGCCAAAGCCAGGTTGTTAATCCCAAAGGCGAGGTACTTTTTAAGCTGGGGGAGAATGTTGAATCCGTACAGGTAATTGAGATAGACCCTTCGCTTGCAGGCAACAAGATGATTACAGATGTAAATGATATATTTCTTGACAGAAGGCCGGACATCTACATTGATGATGTTCCGCCTGAGGAGACTGCAGGATAA
- a CDS encoding RtcB family protein yields the protein MTALWDGPLKKVNDYLWKIPVSYAEGMNVPGFIFADEKMIEDVRRDSAPLQVANVAHLPGILKGSFAMPDIHWGYGFPIGGVAAFDIDSGIISPGGVGYDINCGVRLIKTDLEESDIRGVIHTLIQGLFQNIPSGVGSTGKLKLSQKQERDVLRDGAVWAVKNGFGWDEDLLFTENRGIFDGADPSALSQRAIQRGSHQLGTLGSGNHFLEIQKVETIFDKEKAEAFGLREGQITIMVHTGSRGLGYQVCDDSLDDMVKAMDKYSIKVPDKQLASAPVNSSEAEKYLAGMAAAANYAWANRQTILHWIRETFERVFNQSAENLGMHMVYDVAHNIAKFEDHLINGQKKKVLVHRKGATRAFGPENPDIPEPYRNTGQPVLIPGDMGTASYVLAGTKCAEKESFGSTCHGAGRVMSRHAAVRAAKGRSIFKEMEERGVVVQSRSRKTLAEESPEAYKDIDRVVNIVHNAGLSLKVARMRPLGVVKG from the coding sequence ATGACTGCATTATGGGACGGCCCCCTTAAAAAAGTAAATGATTATCTGTGGAAGATCCCTGTTTCGTACGCAGAGGGAATGAATGTTCCGGGATTTATCTTTGCAGATGAAAAGATGATAGAGGATGTACGCAGAGATTCAGCTCCTCTTCAGGTTGCAAATGTGGCTCATCTGCCGGGCATCCTGAAAGGCTCTTTTGCAATGCCTGATATCCATTGGGGTTATGGTTTCCCAATCGGAGGAGTTGCTGCATTTGATATTGACAGCGGAATTATTTCTCCGGGCGGTGTGGGATATGATATAAACTGCGGCGTAAGGCTTATTAAAACCGATCTCGAAGAGTCGGATATCCGGGGAGTAATCCACACTCTGATTCAGGGGCTTTTCCAGAATATCCCAAGCGGCGTGGGCTCCACGGGGAAGTTGAAACTCTCTCAAAAGCAGGAGAGAGATGTATTAAGAGACGGAGCTGTGTGGGCAGTAAAGAACGGGTTCGGATGGGACGAAGACCTCCTTTTTACAGAAAACAGAGGTATATTTGACGGAGCGGATCCGTCCGCCTTGTCACAGCGTGCAATCCAGAGAGGCAGTCACCAGTTAGGCACACTCGGATCAGGAAACCATTTTCTCGAGATTCAGAAAGTAGAAACAATATTTGATAAGGAAAAGGCTGAAGCTTTCGGCCTGAGAGAGGGGCAAATCACAATAATGGTTCATACAGGCTCAAGAGGCCTTGGATATCAGGTATGTGACGACAGCCTTGATGATATGGTAAAGGCGATGGACAAGTACTCTATCAAAGTACCGGATAAACAGCTTGCATCTGCTCCTGTTAACTCTTCTGAAGCTGAGAAGTATCTTGCGGGTATGGCTGCTGCTGCAAATTATGCATGGGCCAACAGGCAGACAATTCTTCACTGGATAAGGGAAACATTTGAAAGAGTGTTTAATCAATCTGCAGAGAACCTGGGCATGCACATGGTTTATGATGTGGCGCATAATATTGCAAAGTTTGAAGATCATTTAATTAACGGTCAAAAGAAGAAAGTCCTTGTTCACAGAAAAGGTGCAACCAGAGCATTCGGCCCTGAAAATCCCGATATACCTGAGCCTTACAGAAATACGGGACAGCCTGTGCTGATTCCCGGAGACATGGGTACTGCTTCTTATGTTCTTGCAGGTACAAAGTGTGCAGAGAAAGAGAGTTTCGGATCTACATGTCACGGAGCAGGCAGAGTAATGAGCAGACATGCGGCAGTAAGGGCTGCAAAAGGAAGATCTATTTTTAAGGAGATGGAAGAGAGAGGCGTTGTTGTTCAGAGCAGAAGCCGAAAAACTCTCGCAGAGGAATCTCCTGAAGCATACAAGGATATTGACAGAGTCGTCAATATTGTGCACAATGCCGGATTGTCCCTGAAGGTTGCACGAATGAGACCTCTCGGTGTGGTTAAAGGATAA
- a CDS encoding biopolymer transporter ExbD, which produces MQLREKSKKRLNINITSLIDVLFLLLIFFLVSSTFVEQPGMKIDLPKTSKRESFRTKGYTLYISKEGRMFLNDEKVSFDDLPKRLKSISKSLGDKGIVLKADEKSRYGIVVQVMDIIKQSDIKKIVVATELKDMIDRQK; this is translated from the coding sequence ATGCAGTTAAGAGAAAAATCAAAAAAACGTCTTAACATAAATATCACATCTCTTATTGATGTTCTTTTTCTTCTGCTGATATTTTTTCTGGTTTCATCTACGTTTGTGGAACAGCCAGGTATGAAAATAGACCTTCCCAAAACTTCCAAAAGGGAATCATTCCGAACAAAGGGATACACTCTTTATATCTCAAAAGAAGGCCGTATGTTTTTGAATGATGAGAAAGTCTCATTTGATGATTTGCCAAAGCGGCTTAAATCTATCAGCAAGAGCCTGGGAGATAAGGGGATTGTATTAAAAGCTGACGAAAAAAGCAGATACGGCATTGTTGTTCAGGTTATGGATATAATAAAGCAGAGCGATATAAAGAAGATTGTTGTTGCAACAGAATTAAAAGATATGATAGACAGACAAAAGTAA
- a CDS encoding pantoate--beta-alanine ligase — protein MKIFKTVKEMQAEADKLRHHGIKIGFVPTMGYLHQGHLSLIRTAKENSDVVVVSIFVNPVQFGPEEDFEKYPRDFEQDEKSAKDAGADIIFYPSVEEMYPEPYFTYVDVEKITDGLCGRSRPGHFRGVTTVVAKLFLCVKPHTAVFGQKDAQQAAVIRQMVRDLNFDIKIITAPIVREADGLAMSSRNKYLSHEERKEALALYDSLKLAENMVSNGEISAEIIRDAIERRISEEPHARIDYVELVNAESLEPVEIVIGRVLAAVAVFVGNTRLIDNVVLEV, from the coding sequence ATGAAAATATTTAAAACAGTAAAAGAGATGCAGGCAGAGGCTGATAAGCTTCGTCATCATGGTATAAAAATAGGTTTTGTTCCTACAATGGGATATCTGCATCAGGGCCATCTGAGCCTTATCAGGACAGCAAAAGAGAATTCCGATGTTGTGGTTGTTTCAATATTTGTCAACCCTGTCCAGTTCGGCCCTGAAGAAGATTTTGAAAAATACCCGCGTGATTTTGAACAGGACGAGAAATCAGCAAAAGATGCAGGAGCAGACATTATTTTTTATCCTTCGGTAGAAGAGATGTATCCGGAACCTTATTTCACTTATGTAGATGTCGAAAAGATTACAGACGGCTTGTGCGGAAGATCAAGGCCAGGCCACTTCAGGGGAGTTACAACAGTAGTTGCAAAGCTTTTCCTGTGCGTAAAACCTCATACTGCTGTTTTCGGGCAGAAAGATGCGCAGCAGGCAGCAGTTATCAGGCAGATGGTCAGAGACCTTAATTTTGATATTAAAATCATTACCGCACCCATTGTCAGAGAAGCAGACGGGCTTGCAATGAGTTCAAGAAATAAATACTTGTCTCATGAAGAGAGAAAAGAGGCTCTCGCTCTGTATGATTCATTAAAGCTTGCTGAAAACATGGTATCAAATGGCGAGATATCTGCTGAAATAATAAGAGATGCGATAGAGCGTAGGATATCAGAGGAGCCTCATGCACGGATTGATTATGTGGAACTTGTGAATGCAGAGAGTCTTGAGCCTGTGGAAATAGTTATCGGCAGAGTGCTTGCCGCAGTTGCTGTTTTTGTGGGGAATACGAGATTGATTGATAATGTAGTACTGGAAGTTTGA
- a CDS encoding inorganic pyrophosphatase, with the protein MSFPHPFYKWRPHPWHGLEVGINPPEIVHAYIEITPFDLVKYEVDKSTGYMKVDRPQRTSSQPPALYGFIPRTYGGKRVSALSPDAERGDGDPLDICVVSERPITRGEIFLNARVIGGLRMIDHGEADDKIIGILENDEFWRDAKDISDLPDILVERLKHYFCTYKLVEDEKSKITIDEVYNREKALEVVTASIEDYNEEFGEV; encoded by the coding sequence ATGTCTTTTCCCCATCCATTTTACAAATGGAGGCCGCATCCATGGCATGGGCTTGAAGTTGGAATCAATCCTCCGGAAATTGTACATGCTTATATTGAAATAACTCCCTTTGATCTTGTCAAGTATGAAGTGGACAAATCAACAGGATATATGAAAGTTGACAGGCCTCAGAGGACATCATCTCAGCCTCCTGCTCTTTACGGTTTTATTCCAAGGACGTACGGCGGAAAGAGAGTCAGTGCTCTCAGCCCTGATGCGGAGCGTGGAGACGGAGATCCCCTTGATATCTGTGTTGTGAGCGAGCGTCCGATTACAAGAGGTGAAATTTTTCTAAACGCCCGGGTAATAGGCGGGCTCCGTATGATTGACCACGGAGAAGCTGATGATAAAATTATCGGAATTCTTGAAAATGATGAGTTCTGGAGAGATGCAAAAGATATTAGTGATCTGCCCGATATTTTGGTTGAACGGCTGAAACACTATTTTTGTACTTACAAGCTTGTTGAGGACGAAAAATCTAAAATCACTATTGATGAGGTTTATAACAGAGAAAAAGCTCTTGAAGTTGTGACTGCTTCAATTGAAGATTATAATGAAGAATTTGGTGAAGTATAA